Proteins encoded by one window of Salvia splendens isolate huo1 chromosome 5, SspV2, whole genome shotgun sequence:
- the LOC121804201 gene encoding transcription factor bHLH84-like, giving the protein MEDFGEIPQGEWGGIMSSHEEAEFMAQLLGNCSLPNDDSSNAFMHSSMSSFSGFDHLPFSTHLSHHPPLPNNNFTTMDSCTVQREEESKKRCLIPCQIPISNQRRMKCSKCGKVDNSDEDRNKSAALHFHRQKMSRSSSCCLEDKSNELIGTTSCSSSNGRRPPNPNARTRASRGSATDPQSLYARKRRERINERLRILQTLVPNGTKVDISTMLEEAVEYVKFLQLQIKMLSSDDLWMYAPIAYNGMDIGLDFRSQSS; this is encoded by the exons ATGGAAGACTTTGGAGAAATTCCTCAAGGAGAGTGGGGTGGAATAATGAGTTCACATGAGGAGGCTGAGTTCATGGCACAGTTACTAGGCAACTGCTCTCTCCCAAACGACGACTCTTCTAACGCATTCATGCATTCATCAATGTCTTCATTTAGTGGCTTTGATCATCTCCCATTTTCCACTCATCTCTCTCATCATCCTCCTCTGCCTAACAACAATTTCACCACAATGGATTCCTGTACTGTGCAAAGGGAAGAAGAGTCCAAGAAACGATGTCTGATTCCTTGTCAA ATTCCAATCAGCAACCAGAGAAGAATGAAATGCAGCAAGTGTGGAAAGGTTGACAACAGCGACGAAGATCGTAACAAAAGTGCAGCGCTTCACTTTCACAGGCAGAAGATGTCAAGATCAAGTAGCTGCTGTTTGGAAGATAAGTCAAATGAGCTGATAGGAACAACATCGTGCTCGAGCTCCAACGGAAGACGGCCCCCCAACCCGAACGCTAGAACACGTGCGAGTAGGGGTTCTGCAACCGATCCACAAAGCCTCTATGCAAGG aaaagaagagagagaatcaACGAGAGGCTCAGGATCTTGCAAACCCTCGTCCCAAATGGAACTAAA GTTGACATTAGCACAATGCTAGAAGAGGCGGTTGAGTATGTGAAGTTCTTGCAACTCCAGATTAAG ATGTTGAGCTCTGATGATCTATGGATGTATGCTCCGATTGCCTACAACGGCATGGACATTGGACTCGATTTCAGATCACAGTCTTCGTGA